The Mycolicibacterium mageritense genome contains a region encoding:
- the glgX gene encoding glycogen debranching protein GlgX: MSSPDVPPRKPAPTVWPGEPYPLGSTYDGAGTNFSLFSEVAERVELCLVAKNGSEERINLDEVDGYVWHAYLPTVTPGQRYGFRVYGPWDPAAGHRCDPSKLLLDPYGKSFHGDFDFTQALFSYDLTAEPPGTGTPPRVDSLGHTMTSVVINPFFQWGSDRAPKTPYHDTVIYEAHVKGMTQTHPGIPEELRGTYAGLGHPVIIEHLKSLNVTAIELMPVHQFMHDHRLLDLGLRNYWGYNTVGFFAPHYQYAANRHAGGAVAEFKTMVKAFHDAGIEVILDVVYNHTAEGNHLGPTINFRGIDNAGYYRLMDGQRELYKDFTGTGNSLNARHPHTLQLIMDSLRYWVLEMHVDGFRFDLASTLAREFYDVDRLSAFFDLVQQDPVVSQVKLIAEPWDVGEGGYQVGNFPGLWTEWNGKYRDTVRDYWRGEPATLGEFASRLTGSSDLYEATGRRPSASINFVTCHDGFTLHDLVSYNEKHNEANGEDNRDGESHNRSWNCGVEGPTDDPDILALRAKQMRNIMGTLMLSQGTPMLAHGDEIGRTQLGNNNVYCQDSELSWMDWSRCETNADLLAFTRKVVEFRKRHPVFRRRRFFEGKPIRSGDQVRDIAWLTPSGTEMTPEDWGTGLGTCVAVFLNGDAIEAPNARGERVVDDSFLLCFNANDHSQDFVTPDGDYATEWTAALDTADPVGDSDLVVAAGEKISLQARSLLVLRKTA, from the coding sequence ATGTCCTCGCCCGACGTACCGCCCCGCAAGCCCGCGCCCACGGTCTGGCCCGGTGAGCCGTATCCGCTCGGTTCGACCTACGACGGCGCGGGAACCAACTTTTCGCTGTTCTCCGAGGTCGCCGAACGCGTCGAGTTGTGTCTGGTGGCCAAGAACGGCTCCGAGGAGCGGATCAACCTCGACGAGGTCGACGGCTACGTGTGGCACGCCTACCTTCCGACCGTTACGCCGGGACAGCGCTACGGCTTCCGTGTGTACGGCCCGTGGGATCCCGCCGCCGGGCATCGCTGCGACCCCAGCAAGTTGCTGCTGGATCCCTACGGCAAGTCGTTCCACGGCGACTTCGACTTCACCCAGGCGTTGTTCTCCTACGACCTGACCGCCGAGCCTCCGGGGACCGGCACTCCCCCGCGGGTGGACTCACTGGGCCACACCATGACCAGCGTCGTGATCAACCCGTTCTTCCAATGGGGGTCCGACCGAGCGCCCAAGACCCCGTATCACGACACGGTGATCTACGAGGCCCACGTCAAGGGCATGACCCAGACCCATCCCGGTATTCCGGAGGAACTGCGCGGTACCTACGCAGGCCTGGGCCACCCGGTGATCATCGAGCATCTCAAATCGCTCAACGTCACCGCGATCGAACTGATGCCGGTACACCAGTTCATGCACGACCACCGGCTGTTGGACCTCGGGCTGCGAAACTACTGGGGCTACAACACTGTTGGCTTCTTCGCGCCGCACTACCAGTACGCCGCCAACCGCCATGCCGGCGGCGCGGTGGCCGAGTTCAAGACCATGGTGAAGGCGTTCCACGACGCGGGCATCGAGGTGATCCTCGACGTGGTGTACAACCACACCGCCGAGGGCAACCACCTCGGGCCCACCATCAACTTCCGCGGAATCGACAACGCAGGCTATTACCGCCTGATGGACGGTCAGCGGGAGTTGTACAAGGATTTCACGGGAACCGGCAACAGCCTCAATGCCCGCCATCCGCACACGCTGCAACTGATCATGGATTCGCTGCGGTACTGGGTTTTGGAGATGCACGTCGACGGGTTCCGATTCGACCTGGCCTCGACGCTCGCCCGCGAGTTCTACGACGTCGACCGGCTTTCGGCGTTCTTCGACCTGGTGCAGCAGGATCCGGTGGTCAGCCAGGTCAAATTGATCGCCGAACCGTGGGACGTGGGTGAGGGCGGCTACCAGGTCGGCAACTTCCCAGGTTTGTGGACCGAGTGGAATGGGAAGTATCGCGATACTGTGCGCGATTACTGGCGGGGAGAACCCGCGACACTGGGCGAGTTCGCCTCCCGGCTCACCGGTTCGTCGGACCTGTACGAGGCGACGGGCCGGCGCCCGAGCGCGAGCATCAACTTCGTCACGTGCCACGACGGGTTTACGCTGCATGACCTGGTGTCGTACAACGAGAAACACAACGAGGCCAACGGCGAGGACAACCGCGACGGGGAGAGCCACAACCGGTCGTGGAACTGCGGCGTGGAGGGCCCCACCGACGATCCGGACATCCTGGCCCTGCGCGCCAAGCAGATGCGCAACATCATGGGCACGCTCATGCTGTCGCAGGGCACTCCGATGCTCGCCCACGGCGACGAGATCGGGCGCACCCAACTCGGCAACAACAACGTGTACTGCCAGGATTCGGAACTGTCCTGGATGGATTGGTCCAGGTGCGAGACGAATGCCGATCTGCTGGCGTTCACCCGTAAGGTGGTCGAGTTCCGCAAGCGTCACCCGGTCTTCCGCCGCCGCAGGTTCTTCGAGGGCAAGCCGATCCGCAGCGGCGACCAGGTGCGCGACATCGCATGGCTGACCCCGTCCGGGACCGAGATGACCCCGGAGGACTGGGGCACCGGCCTGGGCACGTGCGTGGCGGTGTTCCTCAACGGCGATGCCATCGAGGCACCCAATGCCCGCGGCGAGCGAGTGGTCGACGATTCGTTCCTGTTGTGTTTCAACGCCAATGACCACTCGCAGGACTTCGTGACACCGGACGGTGACTACGCGACCGAGTGGACTGCCGCTCTCGACACCGCCGACCCAGTCGGCGATTCCGACCTCGTGGTGGCCGCAGGTGAGAAGATCTCACTGCAGGCACGGTCGCTGCTCGTACTCCGCAAGACAGCGTGA
- a CDS encoding SRPBCC family protein → MRSRHVSVWIEAAPEAVYAYAADPHHLVNWAAGLAEGGLHLTARGWVAESPMGEVTVEFTPPNTLGVLDHMVHLPSGEAVYNPMRVLPAGVDATSCEVVFTVRQRPGVTEEQFDADVAAVTADLETLRELLEGH, encoded by the coding sequence ATGCGTAGCAGACATGTGAGCGTCTGGATCGAGGCGGCGCCCGAGGCCGTGTACGCCTACGCCGCCGATCCGCACCACCTGGTGAACTGGGCTGCGGGACTGGCCGAGGGCGGTTTGCACCTCACTGCGCGCGGCTGGGTCGCGGAGTCGCCGATGGGTGAGGTCACGGTCGAATTCACGCCGCCGAACACGTTGGGCGTGCTCGATCACATGGTGCACCTGCCCTCGGGCGAGGCGGTCTACAACCCGATGCGGGTGCTGCCTGCCGGCGTCGACGCAACGTCGTGCGAGGTGGTCTTCACGGTCCGGCAGCGCCCAGGGGTGACCGAGGAACAGTTCGACGCTGATGTCGCCGCTGTCACTGCGGACCTTGAGACGCTGCGCGAGCTACTCGAAGGTCACTGA
- the treY gene encoding malto-oligosyltrehalose synthase translates to MTRPVLSTYRLQMRADCCTFDDAVNLLDYLDDLGVSHVYLSPILTAAAGSTHGYDVTDPTTVSAGLGGPDGLRRLSEAAHSRGMGLIVDIVPNHVGVDDPRQNRWWWDVLTNGRQSEFADYFDIDWDVADGRIVLPVLGSDDDVAALTVDGDVLRLGDLVLPIAPGTRTGSGADVHARQHYQLTGWRNGVCGYRRFFSITSLAALRQEDRRVFEATHVEVKRWFDEGLVDGLRIDHPDGLTDPAGYLRWLRELVGPSAWIVAEKILAADEGLDRELPVDGTTGYDALREVGGLFVDPDGEAELNRLCRDCDPGTERQLKTIAVTETLGSELSRLGRVMSAATATSDPRLPDAVAALISRVGVYRSDYPSLSTVLPVAIAETTSAAPELVPALTIVSSALATDREAVARFNQLCGAATAKAVEDCLFYRDARLVSLNEVGGAPELFGVSLAEFHQRTANRGRLWPRAMTTLSTHDTKRGEDVRARIGVLSQVATTWAELVQQWTVTSPPPDRATGLFLWQNIFGVWPRDGAVTDELRGRLHAYAEKAIREAAVHTSWHTPDEAFEDSVHRWLDAVLDGPVADGLTGLTARLDEHARADSLGQKLIQLTGPGVPDVYQGTELTEDSLVDPDNRRPVDYAARRDALQRRQDPKIRVTSAALRLRRKYADLFQSGGYRPLPADGPAAAHVVSYCRGTDVVVAACRWTVKLAETSWGDTTLTLPDGSWHDVLHGREFPRTVPAAALFDELPVALLERCND, encoded by the coding sequence ATGACGCGTCCGGTGCTTTCGACGTATCGGCTGCAGATGCGCGCGGACTGCTGCACGTTCGACGACGCCGTGAACCTGCTGGACTACCTCGACGATCTCGGCGTGAGCCACGTGTATCTGTCGCCCATCCTGACCGCGGCCGCAGGCTCCACGCACGGGTACGACGTCACAGATCCCACCACGGTGTCGGCGGGCCTGGGTGGCCCCGACGGCCTGCGCAGGCTGTCGGAGGCCGCGCACAGCCGCGGGATGGGGCTGATCGTGGACATCGTGCCCAACCACGTCGGCGTCGACGATCCGCGGCAGAACCGCTGGTGGTGGGATGTCCTCACCAACGGGCGGCAATCGGAGTTCGCCGACTACTTCGACATCGACTGGGACGTCGCCGACGGACGAATCGTGTTGCCCGTCCTGGGTTCTGACGACGATGTCGCGGCACTGACGGTGGACGGCGACGTCCTGCGGCTCGGGGATCTGGTGCTGCCGATCGCGCCCGGAACCAGGACTGGCTCAGGCGCTGACGTGCACGCCCGCCAGCACTACCAGTTGACCGGATGGCGCAACGGCGTCTGCGGATACCGCCGGTTCTTCTCGATCACCTCGCTGGCCGCGCTGCGCCAGGAGGATCGCAGGGTCTTCGAGGCCACGCACGTCGAGGTCAAACGCTGGTTCGACGAGGGGCTGGTCGACGGGCTCCGGATCGACCATCCGGACGGGCTCACCGACCCCGCCGGCTATCTGCGGTGGTTGCGCGAACTGGTCGGGCCCTCGGCATGGATTGTGGCAGAGAAGATCCTGGCGGCAGACGAAGGCTTGGACCGGGAGCTGCCGGTGGACGGCACCACCGGCTACGACGCGCTGCGCGAGGTCGGCGGACTGTTCGTGGACCCCGACGGCGAGGCTGAACTGAACAGGCTGTGCCGGGACTGCGATCCGGGCACCGAGCGACAGCTCAAGACCATCGCCGTCACCGAGACGCTGGGCAGCGAATTGAGCAGGCTGGGCCGCGTGATGTCGGCGGCCACCGCGACCAGCGACCCGCGGCTGCCCGACGCCGTCGCAGCGCTGATCAGCCGAGTCGGGGTGTACCGCAGCGACTATCCATCGCTGTCCACGGTGCTGCCCGTGGCGATCGCTGAAACAACCTCCGCAGCACCCGAATTGGTGCCCGCGCTGACGATCGTCAGCAGTGCGCTCGCGACCGACCGCGAGGCGGTGGCGCGCTTCAACCAGTTGTGCGGCGCTGCGACGGCGAAAGCGGTCGAGGACTGCCTGTTCTACCGCGACGCCCGGCTGGTGTCGCTCAACGAGGTCGGCGGGGCACCCGAGCTGTTCGGAGTCAGCCTCGCCGAGTTCCACCAGCGCACCGCCAACCGGGGTCGGCTGTGGCCGCGCGCCATGACGACACTGTCCACCCACGACACCAAACGCGGCGAGGACGTGCGCGCCCGGATCGGCGTGCTGTCGCAGGTCGCCACGACGTGGGCCGAGCTGGTGCAGCAGTGGACCGTCACGAGCCCTCCCCCGGACCGCGCGACCGGACTGTTCCTGTGGCAGAACATCTTCGGGGTGTGGCCCCGCGACGGCGCCGTGACCGACGAGTTGCGCGGCCGGTTGCACGCGTACGCCGAGAAGGCGATCCGCGAAGCCGCGGTCCACACCTCGTGGCACACGCCCGACGAGGCGTTCGAGGATTCCGTGCACCGCTGGCTCGACGCTGTGCTCGACGGCCCGGTCGCCGATGGGCTCACCGGGCTGACCGCGCGGCTCGACGAGCATGCACGCGCGGACAGCCTGGGCCAGAAGCTCATCCAGCTGACCGGGCCGGGCGTGCCCGATGTGTATCAGGGCACCGAACTGACCGAAGACAGCCTTGTCGACCCGGACAACCGCCGACCCGTCGACTACGCCGCACGCCGGGATGCGCTGCAGCGTCGGCAGGATCCGAAGATCAGGGTGACCAGCGCCGCGCTGCGGCTGCGCAGGAAGTACGCCGATCTCTTCCAGTCCGGCGGTTACCGTCCACTGCCCGCCGACGGGCCGGCCGCCGCGCATGTGGTGTCCTACTGCCGGGGTACGGACGTGGTGGTGGCGGCCTGCCGATGGACCGTGAAGTTAGCCGAAACCAGTTGGGGTGATACAACGTTGACGCTTCCCGACGGATCTTGGCATGACGTCCTGCACGGGCGGGAGTTCCCCCGCACGGTGCCCGCGGCTGCGTTGTTCGACGAACTCCCCGTGGCCCTCCTGGAGCGATGCAATGACTGA
- a CDS encoding acyltransferase family protein: protein MMTLAPSRSAPMSEESPAAPAAMGTRTSGFYRHDLDGLRGIAIALVAVFHIWFGRVSGGVDVFLALSGFFFGGKLLRTALTPGASLWPVGEVVRLIRRLLPALVVVLAAAAVLTILIQPETRWEAFADQSLASLGYYQNWELANTAADYLRAGEAVSPLQHIWSMSVQGQFYIAFLALIFGFAFLCRKLFGRHLRTAFIVLLSALTIASFVYAIIAHNTDQATAYYNSFARAWELLLGALVGALVPFVRWPMWLRTVVSIVSLAAILSCGALIDGVKEFPGPWTLVPVGATMLFILSAANRMGDPATAQRLPAPNRMLATAPFVSLGAMAYSLYLWHWPLLIFWLSYSGHTRANFLEGAIILLVSGVLAWLTTRYIEEPLRAQKVSAPAPVVPLRARLRRPTIVLGSVVALLGVALTATSFTWREHVTVQRANGKELSGLSARDYPGARALLNHVRVPKLPMRPTVLEAKNDLPASTTDGCISDFDNVDVINCTYGDQNATRTIALAGGSHAEHWITALDLLGRLHNFKVVTYLKMGCPLTTEEVPLVMGDNRPYPKCHKWNEEVMDRLIADHPAYVFTTSTRPWNIKPGDVMPGTYVGIWETLSKNNIPILAMRDTPWLVRNGKPYFPADCLANGGDAISCGIDRSKVLSDHNPTLDFVARFPLLKPLDMSDAVCRKDYCRVVEGNVLMYHDSHHISTTYMRTMTNELGRQMAAATGWW, encoded by the coding sequence ATGATGACCCTTGCCCCCTCCCGGTCGGCGCCCATGAGCGAGGAATCGCCCGCCGCCCCCGCCGCAATGGGGACTCGTACGTCGGGTTTTTACCGTCATGATCTGGACGGGCTCCGCGGTATCGCGATCGCGCTCGTCGCTGTCTTCCACATCTGGTTCGGCCGGGTTTCCGGTGGTGTCGACGTTTTCCTGGCACTGTCGGGGTTTTTCTTCGGTGGCAAACTGTTGCGCACCGCCCTGACACCGGGGGCTTCGCTGTGGCCCGTCGGAGAGGTCGTGCGGCTGATCCGCCGGCTGCTGCCCGCTCTGGTCGTCGTGTTGGCGGCCGCCGCGGTGCTGACCATCCTCATCCAGCCGGAGACCCGCTGGGAAGCGTTTGCTGATCAGAGTCTGGCAAGCCTCGGCTACTACCAGAACTGGGAGTTGGCCAACACCGCCGCTGACTACCTTCGCGCCGGTGAAGCGGTCAGCCCGCTTCAGCACATCTGGTCGATGTCCGTTCAGGGACAGTTCTACATCGCGTTCCTCGCGCTGATCTTCGGGTTCGCCTTCCTGTGCCGCAAGCTGTTCGGCAGGCATCTGCGGACCGCGTTCATCGTCCTGCTCAGCGCACTGACCATCGCGTCGTTCGTGTACGCGATCATCGCCCACAACACCGATCAGGCAACCGCGTACTACAACAGCTTCGCGCGGGCCTGGGAGTTGCTGCTCGGTGCGCTTGTCGGGGCACTGGTCCCATTCGTCCGGTGGCCGATGTGGTTGCGCACCGTTGTCTCGATCGTGTCCCTGGCGGCCATCTTGTCGTGCGGCGCGTTGATCGACGGGGTCAAGGAATTCCCGGGCCCCTGGACGCTGGTCCCGGTCGGCGCCACCATGCTGTTCATCCTGTCGGCGGCCAACCGCATGGGGGATCCGGCGACAGCCCAGCGCCTGCCCGCCCCCAACCGGATGCTCGCGACCGCACCGTTCGTGTCCCTCGGCGCGATGGCGTACTCGCTGTACCTCTGGCACTGGCCGCTGCTGATCTTCTGGCTGTCGTACTCGGGTCACACGCGCGCGAACTTCCTCGAGGGCGCGATCATCCTGCTGGTGTCCGGGGTGCTGGCCTGGTTGACGACGCGCTACATCGAGGAACCGCTGCGTGCACAGAAGGTCTCGGCGCCGGCCCCTGTCGTGCCCCTGCGCGCGCGGCTGCGCAGGCCCACGATCGTGCTCGGTTCCGTGGTGGCGCTGCTCGGGGTCGCGCTCACGGCCACGTCGTTCACCTGGCGTGAGCACGTCACGGTGCAACGCGCCAACGGCAAGGAACTGTCGGGTTTGTCGGCGCGGGACTACCCCGGCGCCCGCGCCCTGCTCAACCACGTGCGAGTGCCCAAGCTGCCGATGCGGCCGACCGTCCTTGAGGCGAAGAACGACCTGCCCGCATCCACAACCGACGGCTGCATCAGCGACTTCGACAACGTCGACGTCATCAACTGCACCTATGGTGACCAGAACGCGACCCGCACCATTGCGCTGGCCGGCGGCTCACATGCCGAGCATTGGATCACCGCGCTCGATCTGCTGGGACGGTTGCACAACTTCAAGGTGGTCACCTACCTCAAGATGGGTTGCCCGCTGACCACCGAAGAGGTTCCGCTGGTGATGGGTGACAACCGGCCATACCCGAAGTGCCACAAGTGGAACGAAGAGGTGATGGACAGGCTGATCGCCGATCACCCCGCATACGTGTTCACCACGTCGACCCGACCGTGGAACATCAAGCCCGGTGACGTCATGCCAGGGACGTACGTCGGTATCTGGGAAACGTTGTCGAAGAACAACATTCCGATTCTCGCGATGCGGGACACGCCGTGGCTGGTGCGCAACGGCAAGCCCTATTTCCCGGCCGACTGCCTGGCCAACGGCGGCGACGCGATCTCGTGCGGTATCGACCGGTCCAAGGTACTCTCCGACCACAACCCAACACTGGATTTCGTCGCCCGGTTCCCGCTGCTGAAACCGCTCGACATGAGTGATGCGGTGTGCCGTAAGGACTATTGCCGTGTGGTGGAGGGAAATGTGTTGATGTACCACGATTCTCACCACATCTCGACGACGTACATGCGCACCATGACCAACGAGCTCGGACGACAGATGGCGGCAGCCACCGGGTGGTGGTGA
- the ilvA gene encoding threonine ammonia-lyase IlvA, whose product MTAELSPRTSAPLCAADIDEAARRISGVVTRSPLQISDRLSEATGATVYLKREDLQAVRSYKIRGAFNLMAQLSDAEIAAGVVCSSAGNHAQGFALACRSMGIHGRVYVPAKTPKQKRDRIRYHGREFIELIAVGATYDQAAQAALDDVARTGATLVPPYDDLRTMAGQGTIAAEMLDQLEDEPDLVIVPVGGGGCISGITTYLAERTSNTAVLGVEPAGAASMIAALSAGEPVTLEHVDQFVDGAAVARAGALPYAALAAAGDMVSITTVDEGAVCTAMLDLYQNEGIIAEPAGALSVAALLEADIEPGSTVVCLISGGNNDVSRYNEVLERSLVHLGLKHYFLVDFPQEPGALRRFLDEVLGPGDDITLFEYVKRNNRETGEALCGVELSSAADLEGLLARMENSDIHVELLEPGSPTYRYLT is encoded by the coding sequence GTGACTGCCGAACTGAGCCCCCGTACGTCGGCGCCGCTGTGCGCGGCTGACATCGACGAGGCTGCGCGGCGAATTTCGGGCGTGGTCACCCGGAGCCCGCTGCAGATCAGCGATCGGCTGTCGGAGGCCACCGGCGCCACGGTCTACCTCAAACGGGAGGATCTGCAGGCGGTCCGGTCCTACAAGATCCGCGGCGCCTTCAATCTGATGGCCCAGCTGTCCGACGCGGAGATCGCGGCGGGCGTGGTGTGCTCGTCCGCGGGCAACCACGCCCAGGGCTTCGCACTGGCATGCCGGTCGATGGGCATCCACGGCCGAGTGTACGTCCCGGCCAAGACCCCAAAGCAGAAGCGCGACCGAATCCGCTACCACGGCCGTGAGTTCATCGAGTTGATCGCCGTCGGCGCGACCTACGATCAGGCCGCGCAGGCCGCCCTCGACGACGTCGCCCGCACCGGGGCCACGCTGGTACCTCCTTACGACGACCTGCGCACCATGGCGGGTCAGGGCACTATCGCGGCTGAGATGCTCGACCAGCTCGAGGACGAGCCCGATCTCGTGATCGTCCCGGTCGGAGGGGGCGGCTGCATCTCCGGCATCACCACCTACCTGGCCGAGCGCACGTCCAACACCGCGGTGCTCGGTGTGGAACCGGCGGGAGCGGCGTCGATGATCGCGGCGTTGTCGGCGGGCGAGCCCGTGACGTTGGAGCACGTGGACCAGTTCGTCGACGGCGCCGCGGTGGCCCGCGCCGGGGCGTTGCCATACGCCGCGCTCGCGGCGGCAGGCGACATGGTGTCGATCACGACGGTCGACGAGGGCGCGGTCTGCACCGCGATGCTCGATCTGTACCAGAACGAGGGCATCATCGCCGAGCCGGCGGGCGCGCTGTCGGTCGCGGCGTTGTTGGAGGCGGACATCGAGCCGGGTTCCACCGTGGTGTGCCTGATCTCCGGCGGCAACAACGACGTGTCCCGGTACAACGAGGTGCTCGAGCGCTCGCTGGTGCATCTCGGGCTCAAGCACTATTTCCTGGTCGATTTCCCGCAGGAACCCGGAGCCCTGCGCCGGTTCCTCGACGAAGTGCTGGGCCCCGGTGACGACATCACGCTGTTCGAGTACGTCAAGCGCAACAACCGGGAGACCGGTGAAGCGTTGTGCGGCGTGGAGTTGAGCTCGGCGGCCGACCTCGAGGGGCTGTTGGCGCGCATGGAAAACTCCGACATCCACGTCGAACTGCTGGAACCGGGGTCACCGACCTACCGCTATCTGACCTGA
- a CDS encoding nitroreductase family deazaflavin-dependent oxidoreductase yields the protein MPLTGDYEPSTSDWARENAETYMASGGTAGTELNGRPVILLTTIGAKTGKIRKTPLMRVEHNGEYAVVASLGGAPKNPVWYYNVKKNPRVELQDGTTSGDYTAREVFGEEKAQWWQRAVAAFPDYADYQTKTDREIPVFVLTPVQ from the coding sequence ATGCCACTCACCGGAGATTACGAACCAAGCACATCTGACTGGGCACGCGAGAACGCCGAGACCTACATGGCGTCCGGCGGTACGGCAGGCACCGAGCTCAACGGCAGGCCGGTGATCCTGCTGACCACCATCGGCGCCAAGACCGGCAAGATCCGCAAGACCCCGCTCATGCGCGTCGAGCACAACGGCGAATATGCGGTGGTGGCGTCGCTGGGCGGGGCGCCGAAGAACCCGGTCTGGTACTACAACGTCAAGAAGAATCCGCGCGTCGAACTGCAGGACGGAACCACGTCGGGTGACTACACCGCACGTGAGGTGTTCGGCGAAGAGAAGGCGCAGTGGTGGCAGCGTGCGGTGGCGGCCTTTCCCGACTACGCCGACTACCAGACCAAGACCGATCGCGAGATCCCGGTGTTTGTGCTCACCCCGGTGCAGTGA
- the treZ gene encoding malto-oligosyltrehalose trehalohydrolase, with translation MTEFAVWAPEPDRVRLDVDGALYDMTPSDDGWWRADVDARDDARYGFVLDDDPKVLPDPRSPRQPDGVHARSQLWQPKPDAWTDTGWAGRSIAGEVIYELHVGTFTTEGTFDAAISKLDHLVDLGVGLVELMPVNAFSGVHGWGYDGVLWYAVHEPYGGPDGLIRLIDACHARGLGVLIDAVFNHLGPSGNYLPRFGPYLSAGHNPWGSSINLSDADSDEVRSYIIECALRWMRDFHADGLRLDAVHALVDTTAVHLLEELSAETDALAEQLGRPLSLIAESDLNDPRLITPRDQGGYGLTAQWDDDIHHAIHTAVSGERQGYYADFGSLETLANTLKHGYFHAGTYSSFRRRRHGRPLDTATIPATRLLAYTLTHDQVGNRAVGDRPSQRLDFGQLAVKAALALGSPYTAMLFMGEEWGSSSPFQFFSSHPEPDLARATAEGRKAEFAEHGWDADEIPNPQDPATFLRSKLNWDEVGDGDHARLYRVYQGLIALRRGEPDFADPWLDDLHIDFDETRRWIVLHRGAFSIACNLGEEATRVPVRGDVVLAWGEPQIEPGATTLAGHSFAILRTDQVR, from the coding sequence ATGACTGAATTCGCCGTCTGGGCGCCCGAGCCCGACCGGGTCCGTCTCGATGTGGACGGCGCCTTGTACGACATGACCCCGTCGGACGACGGCTGGTGGCGTGCCGACGTCGATGCGCGCGACGACGCTCGATACGGCTTCGTCCTCGACGACGACCCGAAGGTGCTGCCGGATCCGCGCTCGCCGCGCCAGCCCGACGGTGTGCACGCGCGCTCGCAGCTGTGGCAACCGAAGCCCGACGCCTGGACCGACACGGGCTGGGCCGGTCGATCCATCGCGGGCGAGGTCATCTACGAGCTGCACGTCGGCACCTTCACCACCGAAGGCACGTTCGACGCGGCCATTTCGAAGCTCGACCACCTGGTCGACCTCGGCGTGGGCCTGGTCGAACTGATGCCCGTCAACGCCTTCAGCGGGGTCCACGGCTGGGGCTATGACGGTGTGCTCTGGTACGCCGTGCACGAGCCCTACGGCGGCCCGGACGGACTGATCCGGCTCATCGACGCGTGCCACGCGCGCGGGCTCGGCGTGCTGATCGACGCGGTCTTCAACCATCTCGGCCCCTCGGGCAACTACCTGCCACGGTTCGGCCCGTACCTGTCCGCCGGGCACAATCCGTGGGGCAGCTCGATCAACCTGTCCGACGCCGATTCCGACGAGGTGCGTTCCTACATCATCGAGTGCGCGCTGCGGTGGATGCGCGATTTCCATGCCGACGGGCTGCGTCTCGACGCGGTGCACGCGCTCGTCGACACCACCGCGGTGCATCTGCTGGAGGAGCTCTCGGCCGAAACCGACGCCCTGGCAGAGCAACTCGGCCGCCCGCTGTCGCTGATCGCCGAAAGCGACCTCAACGACCCACGCCTCATCACCCCGAGAGATCAGGGCGGGTACGGGTTGACCGCGCAGTGGGACGACGACATCCACCATGCGATCCACACCGCGGTGTCCGGGGAACGACAGGGCTATTACGCCGATTTCGGCTCGCTGGAGACCCTGGCGAACACGCTCAAGCACGGATACTTCCATGCCGGGACGTACTCGTCGTTCCGGCGCCGCAGGCACGGCAGGCCGCTGGACACCGCGACCATTCCCGCGACGCGCCTGCTGGCGTACACGCTGACTCACGACCAAGTCGGCAACCGCGCTGTCGGCGACCGGCCCTCCCAGCGGCTCGACTTCGGCCAGCTTGCCGTCAAGGCCGCGCTGGCTCTTGGATCTCCCTATACTGCAATGCTTTTCATGGGTGAGGAGTGGGGGTCGTCCTCACCGTTCCAGTTCTTCAGCTCGCACCCGGAACCGGATCTGGCGCGTGCGACCGCCGAGGGCCGCAAGGCCGAGTTCGCCGAACACGGTTGGGACGCCGACGAAATACCGAATCCGCAGGATCCGGCCACCTTCCTGCGATCGAAACTGAACTGGGACGAGGTGGGCGACGGTGACCATGCGCGGCTCTACCGCGTCTATCAGGGTTTGATCGCGCTGCGACGAGGCGAACCGGACTTCGCCGACCCGTGGCTGGACGACCTGCACATCGACTTCGACGAGACACGGCGCTGGATCGTGCTACACCGCGGCGCCTTCTCCATCGCGTGCAACCTCGGCGAGGAGGCCACCCGAGTTCCTGTGCGCGGCGACGTGGTCCTGGCCTGGGGCGAACCACAGATCGAACCCGGTGCGACGACCCTTGCCGGGCACTCCTTCGCGATCCTGCGGACCGATCAGGTCAGATAG
- a CDS encoding lipoprotein LpqH produces the protein MRHLAKERVRWVAARTAAAAALAVSACATASTPPADSHTARVFINGEEMPTTYSVECRQLDWFWTIDTLPKEPGFTAIVQTGATVTPKVMRIRELAGFTGSSGEGAPDTEARVEGTTFRVSGTAHGSFADRPTKPAEVEYRMEARC, from the coding sequence ATGCGGCACCTGGCGAAGGAGCGTGTGCGGTGGGTGGCGGCCCGAACGGCTGCGGCCGCCGCGCTGGCGGTGTCGGCGTGCGCGACGGCCAGCACTCCGCCGGCCGATTCCCACACCGCGCGGGTATTCATCAACGGCGAGGAGATGCCGACGACCTATTCGGTGGAGTGCCGGCAACTCGACTGGTTCTGGACCATCGACACGCTGCCGAAAGAGCCCGGATTCACCGCGATCGTCCAGACCGGCGCGACCGTCACACCCAAGGTCATGCGGATCCGCGAACTCGCGGGGTTCACGGGCAGTTCGGGCGAGGGCGCGCCGGATACCGAGGCCCGCGTCGAGGGCACCACGTTCCGCGTGAGCGGTACGGCGCACGGCTCGTTCGCAGATCGCCCCACCAAACCGGCCGAGGTCGAGTACCGGATGGAAGCCCGCTGCTGA